The genomic interval tgtgtgtggtttgtgtgtgtggtgtgtgtttatgtgtgtgtgtgtgtgtggtgtgtggtgtatgtgtgtggtgtgtgtgtgtggtgtggtgtgtgtggtgtgtgtgtgtgtggtgtgtgtgtgtgtgtgtgtgcgtctgtgtgtggtgtctgtgtgtgtgtgcgcgtctgtgtgtggtgtgtgtgtgtgtgtgtggtgtgtgtgtgtgtgtggtgtgtgtgtgtgtctgtgtgtgtctgtgtgtggtgtgtgtgtctgtgtgtggtgtgtgtgtgtgtgtgtgtggtgtgtggtgtgtgtgtgtctgtgtgtgtgtgtctgtgtgtgtgtgtctgtgtgtgtgtgtgtgtgtgtgtggtgtgtgtgtgtgtggtgtgtgtgtgtgtctgtgtgtggtgtgtgtgtgtgtggtgtctgtgtgtgtgatgtttacCATTTTTCTCTGCGAAGGCGACAGCATCCTCCTTGGAGGTGAACGTTAGGTTCATGTTGGACATGgggtcatggtgtgtgtgtgtggtgtgtggtgtgtgatgtgtgtgtgtgtgtgtgtgtgtggtgggtgtgtgtgtgtgtggtgtgtggtgtgtggtgtgtggtgtgtgtgtgtgtgtgtgtgtgtgtgtgtgtgtgtgtgtgtgtgtgtgtggtgtgtggtgtgtgtgtgtgtgtgtgtgtgtgtatgggatgTTTACCATTTTTCTCTGCGAAGGCGACAGCGTCCTCCTTGGAGGTGAACGTTAGGTTCATGTTGGACATGGGGTCACCCCTGAGAGAACAAATAGAAAGGCATGTGATTAAAAACTAGCGTTACTTGTCAGAACATTTCAGTCAGATTTTCACAGACAAATTTaattattaaatcaaatcaaattgtatttgccacatgcgccgaatacaacaggtgtagacattacagtgaaattcttacttacaagcccttaaccaacaatgcagttttaagaaaaaaaagtgttaagtaaaaaatggatGAGTAAAatttttaaataataaataattaaagagcagcagtaaaataaaataacagtagggaggctatatacaggggggtaccggtacagagtcagtgtgcgggggcaccggctagttgaggtaattgaggtaatatgtacatgtgggtagagttaaagtgactatgcataaataattaacagagtagcataAGCGTAAAAGAGGGGGCCTGGTCTGGGTTGGGGCTGGGGATGGTCTGGGTTGGGGCTGGGGATGGTCTGGGTTGGGGCTGGTCTGGGTTGGGGATGGTCTGGGTTGGAGCTGGGGATGGTCTGGGTTGGAGCTGGGGATGGTCTGGGTTGGAGCTGGGGATGGTCTGGGTTGGGGCTGGGGATGGTCTGGGTTGGGGCTGGGGATGGTCTGGGTTGGGGCTGGGGATGGTCTGGGTTGGGGCTGGGGATGGTCTGGGTTGGGGATGGTCTGGGTTGGGGCTGGGGATGGTCTGGGTTGGGGATGGTCTGGGTTGGGGATGGTCTGGGTTGGAGCTGGGGATGGTCTGGGTTGGAGCTGGGGATGGTCTGGGTTGGAGCTGGGGATGGTCTGGGTTGGGGCTGGGGATGGTCTGGGTTGGGGCTGGGGATGGTCTGGGTTGGGGCTGGGGATGGTCTGGGTTGGGGCTGGGGATGgtctgggttagggctggggatggTCTGGGTTGGGGCTGGGGATGGTCTGGGTTGGGGATGGTCTGGGTTGGGGATGGTCTGGGTTGGAGCTGGGGATGGTCTGGGTTGGAGCTGGGGATGGTCTGGGTTGGAGCTGGGGATGGTCTGGGTTGGAGCTGGGGATGGTCTGGGTTGGAGCTGGGGATGGTCTGGGTTGGGATGGGCTGGAGTGGAGGGGACGTAGACAAGAGAGTGGCTGGGCGGTCTTGAgtcggtaggtgcacttgattcagctgcCCTGTGCGCCGGGTAGTCGAAGTGTTCCCATTtttaaccatttcatgtgtctgaaggtacaagcTCCGCCTACCCGGCGGGCCTGGAGAGCAAATCAACTGCACCTACAGGCCTACCACTGGCCAATCAGTGTCTGCAGCTTCCACCAGCCCACTGTGAAGTTGATAATCGACTCTACTgtgtgagatttcaaaaccatgactagagagagactcaacgaatacagcaaagagctgctgtttctatgagtgagttcatgtttaagatTTTATTCAACACTGTCAACactttattcaacacttttataagccataaaacaGCCTCTCCCTATCCACTCGGGCTACAAAGTGTATCGATAGACTTGCGTTGTTATTAACGGCTTGTGTGTTTCTAACATCGAGGAGTACTTCACATTCTCTGGCCATAGGAGTAACAAGATTAATTGGTGCATGAGTC from Coregonus clupeaformis isolate EN_2021a unplaced genomic scaffold, ASM2061545v1 scaf0935, whole genome shotgun sequence carries:
- the LOC123486001 gene encoding protein TsetseEP-like gives rise to the protein MVKNGNTSTTRRTGQLNQVHLPTQDRPATLLSTSPPLQPIPTQTIPSSNPDHPQLQPRPSPAPTQTIPSSNPDHPQLQPRPSPTQTIPNPDHPQPQPRPSPALTQTIPSPNPDHPQPQPRPSPAPTQTIPSPNPDHPQLQPRPSPAPTQTIPSSNPDHPQPRPSPTQTIPSPNPDHPQPRPSPAPTQTIPSPNPDHPQPQPRPSPAPTQTIPSSNPDHPQLQPRPSPAPTQTIPNPDQPQPRPSPAPTQTIPSPNPDQAPSFTLMLLC